Proteins found in one Acidobacteriota bacterium genomic segment:
- the lon gene encoding endopeptidase La yields the protein MSSVDPGASAQVAIPDILPVLPLKDVVLFPYVIVPLSVSREKSIAAVDAALAEQRVLLLVAQRDASVEEPTAADLYTIGTAAAVMRMLKLPDGRIRLLVQGLSRVKIESILADSPSLRAKVTRIPEPDAQTPPPEEVEALVRSAKESLEKTVALGKSISPEVMVVAAGLDEPARLADLAASNLELKIEEAQKILETIPAVERLKTVLEILRREVRVLTVQQEISGAAKGEIDKSQREYFLRQQLKTIQQELGETEDLSEEIAAYRAKIAEKKIPEEAAQEIEKQVKRLERGNPDSAENAMLRTYLDWLVNLPWAVVSTDSLDLARARKILDEDHYDLEKVKQRILEFLAVRKLSPDSKGPILCFVGPPGVGKTSLGRSIARALDRKFLRLSLGGVRDEAEIRGHRRTYVGAMPGRIIQGLAQAGTSNPVYILDEVDKIGADFRGDPSSALLEVLDPEQNRTFRDHYLGVNYDLSKVLFITTANVLDTIQPAFLDRMEVIRLSGYTTEEKLAIAKAHTVPKQRKENGLPEGAVTFKDDALRAIIENYTREAGLRSFEREIGSCCRKVAVRWASGKKKPVVVTPREVKAFLGIQRFTRDEALRTDQVGTATGLAWTAVGGDVLIVEARAVRGKGKLQLTGQLGDVMKESAQAALTFARSRADRYGLAPDYFETHDVHIHVPEGAIPKDGPSAGVTMATAMISAFGGTRVRRDVAMTGEITLRGDVLPIGGVKEKVLAARRAGIGTVILPKANRRDLAEIPKELRRDLKFVFAAKVDDVLGAAFTGPGSPPGKNSQKKAASKRPGKRA from the coding sequence ATGAGCTCCGTGGACCCCGGCGCGAGCGCACAGGTCGCGATTCCCGACATCCTTCCCGTCCTGCCGCTGAAGGACGTCGTCCTCTTTCCGTACGTCATCGTGCCGCTCTCCGTGTCGCGCGAGAAGTCGATCGCCGCGGTCGACGCCGCCCTCGCGGAGCAGCGCGTCCTCCTCCTCGTCGCGCAGCGGGACGCCTCCGTCGAGGAGCCCACGGCGGCCGACCTCTACACGATCGGGACGGCGGCAGCCGTCATGCGGATGCTCAAGCTTCCGGACGGGCGCATCCGCCTCCTCGTGCAGGGCCTGTCGCGCGTCAAGATCGAGTCGATCCTTGCGGACTCCCCGTCGCTCCGGGCGAAGGTCACGCGCATCCCCGAGCCCGACGCCCAGACGCCTCCGCCCGAGGAGGTCGAGGCGCTCGTCCGCAGCGCGAAGGAGTCCCTCGAGAAGACGGTCGCCCTCGGCAAGTCCATCTCGCCCGAGGTGATGGTCGTCGCCGCGGGGCTCGACGAGCCCGCGCGCCTCGCGGACCTCGCGGCTTCGAACCTCGAGCTCAAGATCGAGGAGGCCCAGAAGATCCTCGAGACGATCCCGGCCGTCGAGCGGCTGAAGACCGTCCTCGAGATCCTCCGGCGCGAGGTGCGCGTCCTGACGGTCCAGCAGGAGATCTCGGGCGCCGCCAAGGGCGAGATCGACAAGAGCCAGCGCGAGTACTTCCTGCGCCAGCAGCTCAAAACGATCCAGCAGGAGCTGGGCGAGACCGAGGACCTCTCCGAGGAGATCGCGGCGTACCGCGCGAAAATCGCCGAGAAGAAGATCCCCGAGGAGGCCGCTCAGGAGATCGAAAAGCAGGTCAAGCGCCTCGAGCGCGGCAACCCCGACTCGGCCGAGAACGCGATGCTCCGGACGTATCTCGACTGGCTCGTGAACCTTCCGTGGGCGGTCGTCTCCACCGACAGCCTCGACCTCGCCCGCGCCAGGAAGATTCTCGACGAGGACCACTACGACCTCGAGAAGGTCAAGCAGCGCATCCTCGAATTCCTCGCGGTGAGGAAGCTCTCTCCCGACTCGAAAGGGCCGATCCTGTGCTTCGTCGGCCCGCCCGGCGTCGGCAAGACGTCGCTCGGCCGCTCGATCGCGCGCGCGCTCGACCGCAAGTTCCTGCGCCTGTCGCTCGGCGGCGTGCGCGACGAGGCCGAGATCCGCGGGCACCGGCGCACGTACGTCGGGGCGATGCCGGGCCGCATCATCCAGGGCCTCGCGCAGGCCGGGACGTCGAACCCCGTCTACATCCTCGACGAGGTCGACAAGATCGGCGCGGACTTCCGCGGCGACCCGTCCTCGGCCCTGCTCGAGGTCCTCGACCCCGAGCAGAACCGCACGTTCCGGGACCACTACCTCGGCGTGAACTACGACCTCTCGAAGGTCCTCTTCATCACGACCGCCAACGTCCTCGACACGATCCAGCCGGCCTTCCTCGACCGCATGGAGGTCATCCGCCTCTCGGGCTACACGACCGAGGAGAAGCTCGCGATCGCCAAGGCGCACACGGTGCCGAAGCAGCGCAAGGAGAACGGCCTGCCCGAAGGCGCCGTGACGTTCAAGGACGACGCGCTCCGCGCGATCATCGAGAACTACACGCGCGAGGCCGGGCTCCGCAGCTTCGAGCGCGAGATTGGCTCGTGCTGCCGCAAGGTGGCCGTGCGCTGGGCTTCGGGCAAGAAGAAGCCCGTCGTCGTGACGCCGCGCGAAGTGAAGGCGTTCCTCGGCATCCAGCGGTTCACGCGCGACGAGGCCCTCCGCACCGACCAGGTCGGGACGGCCACGGGCCTCGCCTGGACAGCCGTGGGCGGCGACGTCCTCATCGTGGAGGCCCGGGCCGTGCGCGGCAAAGGCAAGCTCCAGCTCACGGGCCAGCTCGGCGACGTCATGAAGGAGTCCGCGCAGGCCGCCCTCACGTTCGCGCGTTCGCGCGCGGACCGCTACGGCCTCGCGCCGGACTACTTCGAAACGCACGACGTCCACATTCACGTCCCCGAGGGCGCGATCCCGAAGGACGGCCCGTCGGCGGGCGTCACGATGGCGACCGCGATGATCTCGGCCTTCGGCGGCACGCGCGTCCGGCGCGACGTCGCGATGACGGGCGAGATCACGCTGCGCGGCGACGTGCTCCCGATCGGCGGCGTCAAGGAGAAGGTCCTCGCGGCCCGCCGCGCGGGCATCGGCACGGTCATCCTCCCGAAGGCGAACAGGCGCGACCTCGCCGAGATCCCGAAGGAGCTCCGGCGCGATCTGAAGTTCGTCTTCGCCGCGAAGGTGGATGACGTCCTCGGGGCCGCGTTTACCGGCCCGGGGTCGCCTCCCGGGAAGAACTCTCAGAAGAAGGCCGCCTCGAAGAGGCCCGGGAAGCGCGCGTGA
- the thiL gene encoding thiamine-phosphate kinase: MVARLASAFATRRRDVKVGIGDDAAVVVSPDRLAVTTDVLLEDHDFRKDADPRRLGRKAMNVNLSDLAAMGARPLWAVLALGLPKKTTPEWLDALAAGVKEAASEHGVAVVGGDLSASDKVFVAVTAMGHAPEAPLTRSGAEPGDALFVSGTLGAAAAGLRLLEKGYRLSAERVALDPKGRRVSAPRAQEVARLIRHQIDPRPQLVLGSTLAAGSLASAAIDVSDGLARDLYRLCRASDVGATIEADRLPVDSALADLGPLAGLDPLAAALYGGEDFGLLFTVPKKKLAAVDRLAGSFALRRIGTIDDGAGVRLVRDGRRAPLPDAGFDHFDAG; the protein is encoded by the coding sequence ATCGTCGCCCGCCTCGCGAGCGCGTTCGCGACGCGGCGGCGGGACGTGAAGGTCGGAATCGGCGACGACGCCGCCGTCGTCGTGAGCCCGGACCGGCTCGCCGTCACGACGGACGTCCTCCTGGAGGATCACGACTTCCGCAAGGACGCCGATCCGCGCAGGCTCGGGCGCAAAGCGATGAACGTGAACCTCTCCGACCTCGCGGCGATGGGCGCCCGGCCGCTCTGGGCCGTCCTCGCGCTCGGGCTGCCGAAGAAGACCACGCCCGAGTGGCTCGACGCGCTCGCGGCCGGCGTGAAAGAAGCGGCCTCCGAGCACGGCGTCGCCGTCGTGGGCGGCGACCTCAGCGCCTCGGACAAGGTCTTCGTCGCCGTCACGGCGATGGGCCACGCTCCCGAAGCCCCGCTCACGCGCTCGGGCGCCGAGCCCGGCGACGCGCTCTTCGTCTCCGGGACGCTCGGCGCCGCCGCCGCGGGCCTCAGGCTCCTCGAGAAGGGCTATCGGCTCTCGGCCGAACGCGTCGCGCTGGACCCGAAGGGCCGGCGCGTTTCCGCGCCGCGCGCCCAGGAAGTCGCCCGTCTCATCCGCCACCAGATCGACCCGCGGCCCCAGCTCGTGCTCGGCTCGACGCTCGCGGCAGGCTCCCTCGCCTCTGCCGCGATCGACGTCTCGGACGGGCTCGCGCGCGACCTCTACCGCCTCTGCCGCGCCTCCGACGTCGGGGCGACGATCGAGGCGGACCGGCTCCCCGTCGACTCGGCTCTCGCCGATCTCGGGCCCCTCGCGGGTCTCGACCCGCTCGCGGCCGCGCTTTACGGCGGCGAGGATTTCGGCCTCCTCTTCACCGTCCCGAAGAAGAAGCTCGCCGCGGTCGATCGCCTCGCGGGGAGCTTCGCGCTGCGGCGCATCGGGACGATCGACGACGGCGCGGGCGTCAGGCTCGTGCGAGACGGGCGGCGGGCGCCACTGCCCGACGCCGGGTTCGACCACTTTGACGCCGGCTAA
- a CDS encoding DUF2062 domain-containing protein → MLGRDSPPEVVAASFAIGVAISFTPLIGLHWVIALLLAFALKLNKVDVLLGTLVVNPITLPAVGAIALPIGRFLLQARREAIAHLPWHEMFRRSFWTAAGPTMRAVGAQIAVGMFALSVVAGALTYVVLLRLIKRHRANLAAKAAPDVAGEGVEPD, encoded by the coding sequence ATGCTCGGGAGGGACTCGCCCCCCGAGGTCGTCGCGGCCTCGTTCGCGATCGGCGTCGCGATTTCCTTCACGCCGCTCATCGGGCTCCATTGGGTGATCGCGCTCCTGCTCGCTTTCGCCCTGAAGCTCAACAAGGTCGACGTTCTCCTCGGGACGCTCGTCGTGAACCCGATCACGCTGCCCGCTGTCGGCGCGATCGCGCTGCCGATCGGGCGATTCCTGCTTCAGGCGCGGCGCGAGGCCATCGCCCACCTGCCATGGCACGAGATGTTCCGGCGCTCGTTCTGGACGGCCGCGGGTCCGACGATGCGCGCGGTCGGCGCGCAGATCGCGGTCGGGATGTTCGCGCTCTCGGTCGTCGCGGGCGCGCTCACGTACGTCGTCCTCCTCCGGCTCATCAAGCGGCACCGCGCGAACCTCGCGGCGAAGGCCGCACCGGACGTCGCAGGCGAAGGCGTCGAGCCGGACTAG
- a CDS encoding winged helix-turn-helix domain-containing protein: MGLRFGDCLFDPESRQLFHGGVPVPLSPKAFALLEILVRNRPRAMAKSELQETLWPDTFVVEANLANLVAELREGMGEKGHRDGFLRTVHGFGYAFSGEGATESGTRPAVASAFSLVRDGQAIPLAPGENVIGRDPQAAVFVDDNTVSRRHARVTVKGDEAFLEDLGSKNGTTVGGRAPDASRGLKHGDAILVGSVLFTVRVAAPAGETATLRDAPAPAP; encoded by the coding sequence ATGGGCCTCAGGTTCGGCGATTGCCTCTTCGACCCGGAGAGCCGCCAGCTCTTCCACGGGGGAGTGCCCGTCCCACTGTCGCCCAAGGCATTCGCGCTCCTCGAGATCCTCGTGAGGAACCGGCCGCGGGCGATGGCGAAATCGGAGCTGCAGGAGACCCTGTGGCCGGACACGTTCGTCGTGGAGGCGAACCTCGCGAACCTCGTCGCCGAGCTGCGGGAGGGGATGGGGGAGAAGGGGCACCGCGACGGCTTCCTGCGCACGGTCCACGGCTTCGGCTACGCGTTCTCGGGGGAGGGAGCGACCGAATCCGGAACGCGGCCCGCGGTCGCGAGCGCGTTTTCCCTCGTGCGGGACGGGCAGGCGATCCCGCTCGCTCCGGGAGAGAACGTGATCGGCCGCGACCCCCAGGCCGCCGTCTTCGTCGACGACAACACGGTTTCGCGCCGCCACGCGCGCGTCACCGTCAAGGGGGACGAGGCGTTCCTCGAGGACCTCGGGAGCAAGAACGGGACGACGGTCGGCGGCCGGGCGCCCGACGCGTCGCGGGGCCTGAAGCACGGCGACGCGATCCTCGTGGGCTCGGTGCTCTTCACCGTCCGGGTGGCGGCGCCCGCGGGGGAGACGGCCACGCTGCGGGACGCTCCGGCCCCTGCCCCCTAG
- a CDS encoding protein kinase — translation MTLHAGDRLGAYEILAPLGSGGMGEVWRARDTRLGRDVAIKVLPDSLASDPVARMRFDREARAVAALSHPNILDIHDVGSEGGVAWAVTELLEGQTLKARLDEGALPWRRAVEVGLALAEGLEAAHARGVVHRDVKPSNVFLTSDGRVKILDFGIATLDDSMSLSQGARDVTEPQAIVGTAGYLSPEQIRREAADARSDIFALGCVLYEMVTGRRTFPGDTPPEALVATLRGEPRDPADLVTGLPPELRRLILRCLEKRPDRRFQTAADLAFALKIPFTGSGGGHEFVSATDETEVIAPAPLARPKLRAAPVAASGAVLAAVLAAAAWLLFFRGSTPAADILAVLPFTNETGDPAHEYLSEGVTDSLIDALSKTPGLSVLARSTVYAAPDKGDPRKAGRFLHARAILVGRVNRQGADLHVDAELVDVVSGARLWHGDVTDRAGDPLPAAADLAPGIARTLRPALTAEEEKRVAGRRHDPEAWDRVQRGRFFLKKRTEEGIFKALGYFQDATVRDPREADAWCGLAEVQHLLAYYSFAAPAELVPNEREFAAKAIALDPTLSGPHAILADIRYLTDHDWPGAEEEFRKALALNPSDAEAHQWYSNFLSAAGRPDEALAEISRAQALDPLNAVIQTDAGLARYFGGNVEGGEEEIRRAIDLDRAHPFPRLWVSLPLLAQKRYDDALAQLRKARELEPSMPEAIAFSGYASALAGRPADAEAARRDLDALAKTRYVGGFPFAILTLGQKKRFESLEWLEKSCADGDGRLAYLGVERGFDPLRDEPRFAAVVRHLGIPKRR, via the coding sequence GTGACGCTCCACGCAGGCGACCGCCTCGGTGCGTACGAGATCCTCGCGCCGCTCGGCTCGGGGGGAATGGGCGAAGTCTGGCGCGCGCGGGACACCCGCCTGGGGCGCGACGTCGCGATCAAGGTCCTGCCGGACTCGCTGGCGTCCGACCCCGTCGCCCGCATGCGGTTCGACCGCGAGGCCCGCGCCGTCGCGGCCCTCTCGCACCCGAACATCCTCGACATCCACGACGTCGGCTCCGAGGGCGGGGTCGCATGGGCCGTCACGGAGCTTCTCGAGGGCCAGACGCTCAAGGCGCGGCTGGACGAGGGCGCCCTGCCCTGGAGGCGGGCCGTGGAGGTCGGGCTCGCGCTCGCGGAGGGCCTCGAGGCGGCCCATGCCCGAGGGGTCGTCCACCGCGACGTCAAGCCCTCGAACGTGTTCCTCACGTCCGACGGGCGCGTGAAGATCCTCGACTTCGGCATCGCGACGCTCGACGATTCGATGAGCCTCTCGCAAGGCGCGCGCGACGTCACGGAGCCGCAGGCGATCGTCGGCACGGCGGGGTACCTCTCGCCCGAGCAGATCCGGCGCGAGGCCGCCGACGCGCGCAGCGACATCTTCGCTCTCGGCTGCGTCCTCTACGAAATGGTCACCGGGCGCCGCACGTTCCCGGGCGACACGCCGCCCGAGGCCCTCGTCGCGACGCTGCGCGGCGAGCCGCGCGATCCGGCGGATCTCGTGACGGGCCTCCCACCCGAGCTGCGCCGCCTGATCCTCCGGTGCCTCGAGAAGAGGCCGGACCGACGGTTCCAGACGGCGGCCGACCTCGCGTTCGCCCTGAAGATTCCCTTCACGGGCTCGGGCGGCGGGCACGAATTCGTCTCGGCGACGGACGAAACCGAAGTCATCGCCCCGGCGCCGCTGGCCCGCCCGAAGCTGCGGGCCGCCCCGGTCGCCGCAAGCGGAGCCGTGCTCGCCGCGGTCCTCGCCGCCGCCGCGTGGCTCCTGTTCTTCCGCGGCTCGACGCCCGCGGCCGACATTCTCGCCGTCCTCCCCTTCACGAACGAGACCGGCGACCCCGCGCACGAGTACCTCTCCGAGGGCGTGACCGACTCCCTGATCGATGCGCTCTCGAAGACGCCCGGTCTCTCCGTGCTGGCGCGGTCGACTGTGTACGCGGCGCCGGACAAGGGCGACCCACGCAAGGCCGGCCGCTTCCTCCATGCGCGCGCGATTCTCGTGGGCCGCGTGAATCGACAGGGTGCCGATCTGCACGTCGACGCCGAGCTCGTCGACGTGGTGAGCGGGGCGCGCCTCTGGCACGGGGACGTGACGGACCGCGCGGGCGATCCGCTCCCGGCGGCCGCGGACCTCGCCCCGGGTATCGCCCGCACTCTCAGGCCCGCGCTGACGGCCGAAGAGGAGAAGCGCGTCGCCGGCCGGCGCCACGATCCGGAGGCGTGGGACCGCGTCCAGCGCGGACGGTTCTTCCTCAAGAAGCGCACGGAAGAGGGGATCTTCAAGGCGCTCGGCTACTTCCAGGACGCCACGGTTCGCGATCCGCGCGAGGCCGACGCGTGGTGCGGCCTGGCAGAGGTGCAGCACCTTCTTGCGTACTACAGCTTCGCGGCGCCCGCCGAGCTCGTCCCGAACGAGCGGGAGTTCGCGGCGAAAGCCATCGCCCTCGACCCGACGCTCTCGGGCCCGCACGCGATCCTCGCGGACATCCGGTACCTCACCGACCACGACTGGCCCGGCGCCGAGGAGGAGTTCCGGAAGGCGCTCGCCCTGAACCCCAGCGACGCCGAGGCGCACCAGTGGTACTCGAATTTCCTCTCGGCGGCGGGCCGCCCCGACGAGGCGCTCGCCGAGATCTCGCGCGCGCAGGCGCTCGACCCCCTCAATGCCGTGATCCAGACGGACGCCGGGCTCGCGCGCTACTTTGGCGGAAACGTGGAGGGCGGCGAGGAGGAGATCCGCCGCGCGATCGACCTGGACCGGGCCCACCCGTTCCCGCGGCTCTGGGTCTCCCTCCCGCTCCTCGCGCAGAAGCGTTACGACGACGCGCTCGCCCAGCTTCGCAAGGCGCGGGAGCTCGAGCCGTCCATGCCGGAGGCGATCGCGTTCTCGGGCTACGCGAGCGCTCTCGCCGGGCGGCCCGCGGACGCCGAGGCCGCCCGGCGAGACCTCGATGCCCTCGCAAAGACCCGCTACGTGGGCGGGTTCCCGTTCGCGATCCTGACGCTCGGGCAGAAGAAGCGTTTCGAGTCGCTCGAGTGGCTCGAGAAGTCCTGCGCCGACGGCGACGGCCGCCTCGCGTACCTCGGGGTCGAGCGGGGGTTCGACCCGCTCCGGGACGAGCCGCGCTTTGCCGCGGTCGTCAGGCACCTCGGAATCCCGAAGCGGCGCTGA
- a CDS encoding ABC transporter permease has protein sequence MRPSAKVAAAVLGLAILAALLAPLLPSAPATRIDLTRRLVPPSSAPPLGTDELGRDLFSRLLRGATVSLGVAGAAVLASAAFGSTLGLLAGEQGGAWDAALGRLVDLVLAFPGLLLAVALAAVLGPSAKNTVVALAAVGWVPYARLARTEARRLSTRDFVAAARAAGASRARLLAVHVLPNVASPLLVQATLHLAAAVLAESALSFLGLGVPPPAPSWGAMLAGGRTHVLDAPHVVLAPAAAILVVVLGTNVLGDALVDRLDPARRPS, from the coding sequence GTGAGGCCGTCCGCGAAGGTCGCGGCCGCCGTCCTCGGGCTCGCGATCCTGGCGGCTCTGCTGGCGCCGCTCCTGCCGTCCGCGCCGGCCACACGGATCGACCTGACGCGGCGGCTCGTCCCGCCGTCGTCCGCCCCGCCGCTCGGGACCGACGAGCTCGGGCGGGACCTTTTCTCGCGCCTCCTGCGCGGCGCGACGGTGTCGCTCGGCGTCGCGGGCGCCGCCGTCCTCGCCTCGGCCGCGTTCGGCTCCACGCTCGGGCTCCTCGCGGGCGAGCAAGGCGGCGCGTGGGACGCGGCGCTCGGGCGCCTGGTGGACCTCGTCCTCGCGTTCCCCGGCCTCCTCCTTGCCGTCGCGCTCGCGGCGGTGCTCGGGCCATCCGCGAAGAACACGGTCGTCGCGCTCGCGGCCGTCGGGTGGGTCCCGTACGCCCGCCTCGCGCGCACGGAGGCTCGGCGCCTGTCCACGCGGGACTTCGTCGCGGCCGCGCGGGCCGCAGGCGCGTCGCGCGCGCGCCTCCTCGCGGTCCACGTCCTCCCGAACGTCGCGTCGCCTCTCCTCGTTCAGGCGACGCTCCACCTCGCGGCGGCCGTCCTCGCGGAGTCCGCGCTCTCGTTCCTCGGCCTCGGCGTCCCGCCGCCCGCGCCGTCCTGGGGCGCGATGCTCGCGGGAGGGCGTACGCACGTCCTGGACGCCCCGCACGTCGTCCTCGCCCCCGCGGCCGCGATTCTCGTCGTGGTCCTCGGGACGAACGTCCTCGGCGACGCCCTCGTGGACCGCCTCGATCCGGCGCGCCGCCCCTCGTGA
- a CDS encoding ABC transporter permease codes for MLGEGAAPADVAGLRKDLGLDRPLLGQYVAWLSGAVRGDLGSSILTKRKVTREILAAVPATAELALAAFLGAILVAVPTGVASALARGKPLDGFLRAVSLLGVSTPNYVSGPLLVLVFSIGLGLLPVSGRDGRGALLLPAATLAFALAALLSRMVRACLAEEMDRPYVAAAIARGERPLRAILRHAGRNALPPVLVVAGLQFGSLLTGAVVTETIFSWPGVGRLLVQSIQRRDYPLVQGCVLFIAVTFILVNASVDALAAALDPRARARAAGEGA; via the coding sequence ATGCTCGGCGAGGGCGCGGCGCCCGCGGACGTCGCGGGCCTCCGGAAGGACCTCGGCCTCGACCGGCCGCTCCTCGGCCAGTACGTCGCCTGGCTCTCCGGCGCCGTGCGCGGGGACCTCGGGTCCTCGATTCTGACCAAGAGGAAAGTCACGCGGGAGATTCTCGCGGCCGTGCCGGCGACGGCCGAGCTCGCCCTCGCCGCGTTCCTCGGGGCGATTCTCGTCGCGGTTCCGACGGGCGTCGCGTCGGCCCTCGCGCGCGGCAAGCCCCTGGACGGTTTCCTGCGCGCGGTGTCGCTCCTCGGCGTTTCGACCCCGAACTACGTCTCGGGGCCGCTCCTCGTCCTCGTCTTCTCGATCGGCCTCGGCCTCCTCCCGGTGTCGGGGCGCGACGGGCGCGGCGCCCTCCTCCTTCCCGCGGCCACGCTTGCGTTCGCGCTGGCGGCGCTCTTGTCGCGGATGGTGCGGGCGTGCCTCGCCGAAGAGATGGACCGGCCGTACGTCGCGGCCGCCATCGCGCGCGGCGAGCGCCCGCTGCGCGCGATCCTCCGCCACGCGGGGCGCAACGCGCTCCCGCCGGTTCTCGTCGTCGCGGGCCTGCAGTTCGGCTCGCTCCTGACTGGCGCCGTCGTGACGGAGACGATCTTCTCGTGGCCCGGAGTCGGACGTCTCCTCGTCCAATCCATCCAGCGGCGCGACTACCCGCTCGTGCAGGGCTGCGTCCTGTTCATCGCCGTGACGTTCATCCTCGTGAACGCAAGCGTGGACGCTCTCGCCGCGGCCCTCGATCCGCGCGCCCGTGCCCGCGCGGCGGGGGAGGGCGCGTGA